GCATATTGTTGTTCTGACGCGCCCCATCCGTGCCGCGCGAGTTCATTGAACGCGTAGCACTTCGACCACTCCAACTCAAGCATGTTCTTCTCGTAGATCTTGCGCCGGTCCTGAATCTGTGTGAGCGCGTCATCGAGCCCGAGCCACGACGTCTGCTTGCGATCCTCGATGAGGGACAATTCGGGTTCTGCCTTCGGCACGGCGAAGTAGCCATGCGTTAAGAGCTGTTCGATCGTGTGTGGCGGTTGGTCAATTGAAGATGCGCCATGGTCGCGTGAGAAATCGAAGACCTGGTAGCCGGCGTCCTTCTGGGGGTAAAGGACGCGAGCGGCTTCCAGTTGGGTGCGCTGAGGCCGGCCATATAAATAGTATACGGAGGGCATATAGGCGAGCGGGTCGCCGGCCGGTTCGATCGCGTTTCCTGTGTACATGGTATCACCAGAGAGTAGTAAACGCGCACGCGCTTATAAGCTTTTCGGTTTTCGAGGCACAACGTGAGTCAATGTCCCGCCGCGAGTCCTCACGGGCCGGGGATGACAAAGGTTTATATAGAAGTACCGGTCTCGCACTCCGTGAGGTGATGATTCATGGGAAGGCCATTCAAGTGCCCCTTTTGCCAGGCGAGCGACAGCGTGCCCAAAGGTTTCCGAAAAACCAAGACCATGGGTTTGAGGAAGATCCGCCGTTGTCGCGCATGCAATCGCAAGTTTACGCCACGTTTTCAACAGCCGTCGGCTGCCGAGCCGCGCATGATGGGTCCAGATGAGGATGAAACGACCGCAAGTGACGCAGAGCCAGATCCGGAGCCGGTTGCGAATGATGAACATCATTCAACGGGCGTTTGACCTGACGCAGGCGGTTGAAACGCTCCGACGCCGTGTACGGGCGTTCTATTACGAGGTCATGCTTTGGGGCCAGGTCTGCCCTCGCTGCGAAGCCTCGCTGCGCATGATCGGCGAAAGCCGGTGCCAGTGCACAACGTGCCAGCATGAGTTCGATCCTACTGTCTCGTTTCAACAATGCACGGGCTGCGGCGGACGTGTGCGTCTGCGAATCCGCCGCTACGTGTGTCGACAATGCGGCCGAGACGTACGGTCCCGATTCGTTTATGACCTACCTGCGTTCGATCGCGAGTATTTTCGTGAGCGGATGGCGGAGTCCCGCAAACGGGCTCGTGAGCATCAGGATCTGACGAAACCGATGCTTGTACCGCCTCGTTCGGAAGAAGCTTGTGTGGCGCCTGCCTCCCTTGGCGAAATCCCCGGTCTGCTTGAGGCCCTTGATGGTCTCGTATCGGCGCCGGACATCGCGGCTTGGCTGCCACTGCTTCGAACAGGTTTCGACCTGACGCGTTACCAGGGGCATGTACTCAATCATATTGGCCCGATCGAAGTTCCATTCGACACGCTGCCGCAGTTCGAAAACAACACGCGATTGGACCGCATCTGGCGGTTTGTGGCCATTGTGTTTCTCGCTCATTCCGGCGAGATCGAACTTTGGCAGGAGAACGGCACGATCATGGTGATGCAACGTGGTACTCACGGAAAAGGACAAGGAGTTTCTGGAGAAACTGAAGCAGCTGACGGAATCGCATGAGCTCTGGGTGGAGCTCTTCGCGGGCCGACCCAGCTACATGGTTCTGCGTGGAACGTACGGCGACAAGGTACATCGGATGTTCCGCATGTCGCGCCAGGGCGTACGCTGGCGGTTCCAGCGCCTGTTCAACCGCGCATACGTGGACGCGTTCGAAACGATCCTATTGGTGGAGACAACGTTCGGTACGCAGCTGCGGGACCATGCGATTCGCATCAGCAAGGAACGCTACACGCTGCGGCGTGAAGTAGCCCACAGCGTCAACTTCCAGGCGGCGGATCAGAAGCCACCGGATGCGGTGCGGGAAGCTGGCGAAGGTGAGAGGCCGTGAGGGAAACGAAGATCGTCCTCGGTCACCGCAGCATTCGCAAAATCGACGATGTCACAGACATGGTCGCGCTGTTGGCACCCGGGAATCGCAATCAGCAACACGCCATGGCGCGGATTCTGCTTGCGCTGCGAGCATCTGATGGACCATGCTCACGGCTGACCGATCTTGGACCGCGATTCGAGATCTCGCGCCGTACGCTGGAGCGGGCCCGCGCCAAGCTCTCCTGCCTCGGCTTGATCGAACACGTGAGCTGGATGGACCGCCGTTTCGGCGGGCGGTCGGGATGGCGACTGTCATGCCGCATGTCGCAGGCATTACGCAGGCTGGCCGATTGGATCGACACCTGGAAACGCAATGATTCGGCGCAACAGATACAGAAGGAGTCAGCACTTGCCGAGCTCCTCCGACCATGACGTTGCGCCAGAAGCGAAAAGATTATAAATGAACGCCGATTCACGATTCACTACTACACAATCCTCACTAGCGCCACCGCGCATGGGCAGGGTTAATCCCGCGAAGTCTCGCGGGCCTTGCCCGAGGATCATTCACGCACGTGACAGCACCCGGGGTTTGTCCCCACGGTCATCACGAAGCAGATCCTCGACGAGAAACCGGGATTGGCCAACGGCCAGCCCAAGATTCAATTAGCTGATTCTCTCAATGAACCTAACGCTCGATTTATCGACGAAAAGCTTGCATCAGCATTGCGAGACTGGTGCTTGGCAAGAATTCTTCTGCCGCCATTCGGCACCGCCAATCATGTCTCGAATCCTTGAGTCTTCGTCACATCAAGAAAAGCAGCTTCGAAGATGGAGATCCGATCGTATCACGCGCATCGAACAGAAACGTCGGATGGCACGTTCAGCGCGTGGAACGTGCCATCCTGAGCACGCAAAGGAGGTATCAACATGACATGGAGACCAAACAAGTACTTGCTTGAAGGTGAGTTGGACAACAGCCAGCCTGGAAAGGTGACGGGTTGGCTACGGTTTGCGGGACTTGACCGAACCGTGACCGTTGATCTGGAGGGCGACTTCGACCGTGACATTCGCGGCGGAAAGCTTGCCCTTTCGGGAACGTATCAAGGGACCGCATTGGAGGCCGAAGACGAAATGGAGGGGTTCGCAGAATGTCAGACTGGAACCGTCGGCAACATCACCGCGGGTGTCGCCCCAGAGTCGTACACTCCGTATCCCTACATAGAGTGGATGAGTGACAACAACGGCCGGGTCGTACTGATGCTCGAGGCGGGACAGGTGACTGTGGTTCCAACGGTCCCGGATCATGCCGGCGATTCCGCCACAAAGCCCCGGGCTGGGGTCGCTCGCGGCATGAAGATGCTGACAAAATCGTTGCGGAAGCAGCTGCCTCGACTGTATGCCCAAGAGGACAAGGGTGGCGACGCGATCGCGTTCGCGAAGTTCTTCACACCGGATTCGGCATGGACGTGGTATGCCACGGAGTTTGATGGCGAGGACCTTTTCTTCGGTCTCGCGTGCGGCTTCGAGAAGGAGCTGGGCTATTTCAGGTTGTCCGAGCTTGAGTCCGCGCGAGGTCCGATGGGGCTGCCCATTGAACGGGACCTGTACTGGGAACCGAAGACGCTCGCGGAAATCGCTCCCGAGCTGTTCGCGCGGCGAGAAGCAGAGAGGAGCGTAGAATCATGATGTGGTACCGGAGACACTCCTGGTGTCCGTTCTGTGGGGCGTCGCGCTTGGTGCGAATCGTCCAAAACTGGCTGATTGTCATCGTTATCGTCGAGAAACGACCGCGATGGCGGCTTCTGGACGAGTGGCCCGATTGTCAAGGGATTCGCCCTCCGAGCCTTCCGAAGCGAAAACGCCGTAGAAGGCGGTCTCGGAGGCGCCGTTCCCGCTACAACCACCCGTGGTGAACGCCAATCGGCCGAGTTGACCAGGTTTTCGGTGCAAGGCCGATCACGCCCTAACGCATGTCCAGGATTTTAACAAGGCCTCGCGCACGCGGCCCCGCGGCGAAGGCCCAATTCTGATCTCAAACCCCGCCCTCTCGCGGACGGGTTGACCCCGGACCGCGCCGTTTCTGCAAATTAGATCGACAGGCGACCGCATAACAGGTGGGACCATGGTGCCTAAGGGCGATGCAGCGAGCATCGGATGAAACCGTGGCCGGTGCTCGTTGGCGAATGGTTACGCACGGCAGGATGGAGGTGCCTCATGTCATCGAAAAGCGAGCGAGTGCGAAGACGGACTGTCGCTACCGGGAACGCGGAGGTGATCCGATGAGACGCTGCAAAGGTGTCGTTGTGGCGATGAACCAGTGTGGTGGATGTGTGGAGATCGTTGTCGCCGGCGCGGAGCCCGGTGCGTTTCCGATCGACAACAGCTGTTTCCGCATGAT
This window of the Phycisphaerae bacterium genome carries:
- a CDS encoding DUF2958 domain-containing protein — its product is MKMLTKSLRKQLPRLYAQEDKGGDAIAFAKFFTPDSAWTWYATEFDGEDLFFGLACGFEKELGYFRLSELESARGPMGLPIERDLYWEPKTLAEIAPELFARREAERSVES